The genomic stretch tgaaaattcaaagagaaaTTGCATGTTATATAACGAGAGCTCGGTCCTATGCGAATTGATATCGGATAAACAATTTGTTTTGATCTCGCAATCAATTTGATTCAATTCGATTCAATTCGATTCGCCACCCGACCGAATCAATCCGGGAAAAGAGTCGTAGAAAGCAAAGACTCCTCTTTATCTTTTCATCTTTGTCCATGAGGATTCGTAGCTATATTAACTTGCTGTTTCTGCTAAAGCCCCAAGAAAGAATGAGAtcaacgttaaaaaaaaaagtaaagtcgCTTTTTATGAGGACCGTTTCGGCGAGAGCCGTCCGCCCGAAGTTGCTTTCCTTTCAAGCGACCCCTCAACGCCAAATTTGAATCCGTCCCCTCCTATCCATCATCACGTTGCTTTCAAGATCGAACCTTAATCTTCCCCGCGACTCCCCCCAGTCCCTCCATTGCACACCTCATCCTCGCCTCTCTCACTCCACGTCTCTCAGATCTCACTCCTCTCgcattctctccctctcttaaaTACCCAAAAACCCTCTTTGAGATCTGAACACACGAGATCAATCCGACCCACCAGAGAAGCGGAGACCCCCGTAGAGATTGCAgtcgaagaaggaggaggaggagagggaaggAGAAGATGTGTTGCGGGGGCAGAGTGTGCATGCTCTGCACGTGCCTGATCCTGGTGGTGGTCCTGATCGGGCTGCTGTTCGGCTTCGGGGTGTTCAAGCACGGGTTCCACAAGCTCAAGGACACCATCAACGAATGCGATCCCAACGCCCCCGCCAGCCTCTGCGGCAGCGGGAGGCCGTTCCTGGGTTTCGCGGCTCCTCCTCCCTTTTAGGTTTCCTTTTGGTTCGCTCTCGAATTGCTAGgttgctttttctttccctgATCCCTAATTATTGGGTCGTGAATCTACGATGGGATTTGTTTGAGGGGGCATAGTCCTTCCGGTTCGTGCCGATGTTCGTATGAAAAAATCATCAGGCTTGTGTACATAAATATTCTTTTGGGTCAAGGGGTCTTTGAACGATCTCTGTTTGATGGAATGTCTCTCGTGTATTGCATTTGTTTAAGATTTGCCAATTGTCATAGCTCTCTGTCGTGCTCCATCCATGTCTTATAATTTCGTGCACGCTCCTCTCATAGATGCTAATCCATACTTCGTGCTGATAAACTCCAAATTAGCCAGGAAGCTTTTAAGTCTAGGAGGCGCGTTCTCGGTCCGTGTACATTTAGTTTGTGTGAGCAGCTAACTAGACCAT from Rhodamnia argentea isolate NSW1041297 chromosome 2, ASM2092103v1, whole genome shotgun sequence encodes the following:
- the LOC115735366 gene encoding uncharacterized protein LOC115735366; protein product: MCCGGRVCMLCTCLILVVVLIGLLFGFGVFKHGFHKLKDTINECDPNAPASLCGSGRPFLGFAAPPPF